CCTCGCCGCGTCGCTCGGGCAGGCGTTACGCTGGTCGGCGTGCTGAGCATCGACCGGTCGATCGTCGACGCGATCGTCACCCACGCGCGTCGGGACCACCCCGACGAGGCGTGCGGCGTGGTCGCCGGCCCCGCCGGCAGCGACACCCCCGCCCGGCACGTCCCGATGGAGAACGCCGCCCGTTCCATGACGTTCTACGAGTTCGACTCGATGGAGCAGCTGCGGGTGTGGCGGGAGATGGACGACCGGGACGAGGAGCCCGTCGTTATCTACCACTCGCACACCGCGACGGAGGCGTACCCGTCGCGTACCGACATCTCCTTCGCCGGCGAGCCCAACGCGCACTACCTGCTCGTCTCCACCCGTGAGCCCGACACCGAGGAGATCCGGTCCTTCCGGATCGTCGACGGCGTGGTCACCGAGGAGCCGGTCCGCATCCTGGAGCCGGGGGTGGACCCGCACGCCGTGCAGTCCTACATGTTCGGGCAGAGCCCGGCGACGGTCGACTACGAGTGTTCCGGCCGCTGATCCCAGCGCCGCAACGCCCCTGTCACGTCCCGTCACCATTTCGGCACACCCGACTCAAGGAGCACCACATCATGGCCATCGAGGTTCGCATCCCTACCATCCTGCGTAGTCACACCGGCGGCGCGAAGGTCGTCGAGGGCGCCGGCGACACGCTGGGTGACCTGCTCACCGACTTGGACTCCCGGCACGCCGGCCTGAAGGCCCGACTGGTCACCGAGGCCGGCGCCCTGCACCGCTTCGTCAACGTGTACGTCAACGACGAGGACGTCCGCTTCCTCGGTGCGCTGGAGGCCAAGCTCAACGACGGCGACAGCGTGACGATCCTGCCGGCCGTCGCGGGCGGTGCGTTGGGCTTCGCGGCCGCAGCCGCGATCAGCCAGCACCGCACGACGCCTTCCGTCGCCGCTCGCTGAGGGCGGTCACCATGGCGCGGTACGACAGCCTCCTCGACGCCTGCGGTGGCACGCCCCTGGTCGGGTTGCCCCGGCTCTCGCCGACGGTGCCCGACGGGGCGCCGCCGGTGCGGCTGTGGGCCAAGCTGGAGGACCGGAACCCGACCGGCAGCATCAAGGACCGGGCGGCGCTGTTCATGGTCCGGGCCGCCGAGCGGGCCGGCCGGCTGCGTGCGGGTGACACCATTCTGGAGCCGACCAGCGGCAACACCGGCATCTCGCTGGCCATGGTGGCCAAGCTGCGTGGCTACCGGCTGGTCTGCGTGATGCCGGAGAACGTCTCCACCGAGCGCGTGCAACTCCTGCGGATGTACGGCGCGGAGATCATTTTTTCACCGGCGGCGGGCGGCTCGAACCAGGCGGTCGCCACCGCCAAGCAGATTGCCACCGAGCACCCCGACTGGGTGATGCTCTACCAGTACGGCAACGAGGCCAACGCCCGGGCGCACTACGAGACCACCGGCCCCGAGTTGCTGCACGACCTGCCGACGATCACCCACTTCGTGGCCGGGCTGGGCACCACCGGCACGCTCATGGGCACCGGGCGCTACCTGCGCGGGAAGGTCGACGGTGTCCAGGTCGTCGCCGCCGAACCGCGGTACGGCGAACTGGTCTACGGGCTGCGCAACATCGACGAGGGGTATGTTCCCGAGTTGTACGACGCGACCGTGCTCACCCGGCGTTTCTCCGTCGGCACCCGGGACGCGGTGCTGCGGACGCGTCAGCTGGTGGAGGTGGAGGGAGTCTTCGCCGGCTTCTCCACCGGCGCGATCCTGCACGCCGCCCTGGCGGTGGCGCACGAGGCGGTCCGCGAGGGGCGCCGCGCCGACGTGGCGTTCGTGGTCTGCGACGGTGGCTGGAAGTACCTGTCGACCGGGGCGTACGGCGGCACCCTCGCCGACGCCGAGGAAACTCTGGAGGGCCAGCTCTGGGCCTGACCGCTGACGGGGCACCCATGACGGGGGCGCCGGGCACGTGCCGGTGCCCCCGTTCCGTCGCGGGGCGAATGGCCACTGTGGGACGAGACGGCGGGTCCGGCCGAGCGCCGCGGGGGCGACCGGGAGCGGGTGTCACGTTCGTGACATCTTCCCACGGATGATTCATCCGCTCCCGCCCGCAAGCGTAGGCTGCGCAGCGTGGCCTACGCGTCGGTAGAGATCATGCTCGGCGGAGCGACGGCCGGCGCGGACACTACACGAAGCGACAGCGAGACAACTCGATGCGACTGACCGTCCTGGGCTGCGCGGGGAGCTTCCCCGGCCCCGAAGCCCCCTGCTCGGCCTACCTGATCGAGGCCGAGGGCTTCCGACTCCTGGTGGACTTCGGGCCCGGGGCGCTGTCCACCCTGCAGCGGTACGCGGGGCTGCACGCCCCCGACGCCATCATCCTCACCCATTTGCACTGCGACCACATTCTCGACGCCGCGTCGTACGTGGTCGTCCGCCGGTACGCCCCGGATGGCCCGCGTCCGCCGCTGCCGGTGTACGCCCCGTCCGGCGCGCCCGACCGGCTTGCCGCGGCCTACGGGCAGGAGGATGCCACCGTCGAGGACGTGTACCAGTTCTACGCCCTTCAGCCGGGGACCTTCCCGATCGGCCCGCTGACCGTCACCGTCGACCGGGTCAACCACCCCATCGAGACGTACGGTGTGCGGCTGGAGCACGGCGGCCGCGTGCTCTGCTACTCGTCGGACACCGCGCCCTGCGATGCCCTGCTGCGGCTGGCCCAGGACGCGGACGTGTTCCTGTGCGAGGCGAGCTACCTCGACGGGGTGGAAAATCCACCCGATTTGCACCTGACCGGTCGGGAAGCCGGCGAGACCGCCACCAAGGCGGGCGTCGGCCGGTTGCTGCTGACCCATCTGGTGGCGGCCTGGGGCAGCGAGGCACACACCCTCGAGTCCGCCGCCACGGCGTACGCCGGCCCGCTCGAGGTGGTCCGGCCGGGCGCGAGCTACGAGGTCTGACCCCCTTCCGGGGGCGGCTCTTGCCGAACTGTTCGCCGGCTGGTCAGCATCTCGTCGTCTGGCGCACCCATGGCACCCGCACGGTGAGGGGCATGCGGATCGCCATCGTCACCGAGTCGTTCCCGCCAGACGTCAACGGCGTCGCACACTCGGTGGTCCGGGCGGCGGAACACCTCGTCGCCCGCGGCCACGAGCCGGTGGTCGTGGCACCGGCCCCGCCCGGGTCGCGCCGGCACGAGTTGGACCGATACCCGTACCCGGTGGTCCGGATCCCGAGTGTCCCGCTGCCCCGCTACCAGGGTTTCCGACTGGGCGTGCCCACACCGGCCCGACTGGCCGGGGCGCTGTTGTCGTACAACCCCGACGTGGTCCACCTGGCCAGCCCGTTCGTCCTCGGGGCGCGAGCCGCCGCCCTGGCCGGGCGGCACGGCCTGCCGACCGTCGCCGTGTACCAGACCGACGTCGCGTCGTACGCCCGCGCGTACCGGGTCGGCTGGGGCGAGGCGGCAGCCTGGCGGCGGCTCCGCGAAATCCACAACTCCGTCCACCGCACGCTCGCCCCCTCCACCCGGGCAGCCGCCGACCTCATCGCCAACGGGGTACAGCGGATCTGGCTCTGGCGCCGCGGCGTCGACGCCGAGCGCTTCCAGCCGGCAAAGCGGAGCGAGGACCTGCGGCGCATCCTCGCGCCCCAGGGCGAGCTGCTGGTCGGCTACATCGGCCGGCTTGCCCCGGAGAAGCGGGTCGACCTGCTCGCGGCCACCGCCCGCCTGCCCGGCGTCCGGGTTGTGGTGGCCGGCGACGGCCCGGCGCGGCGCCAACTGGAGCGGGCTCTGCCGGAGGTGACCTTCCTCGGCGTGCGGCAGGGCGAGGACCTCGCCCGCCTGTACGCGAGCCTCGACGTCTTCCTGCACACCGGCCCGCATGAGACCTTCGGCCAGACCATTCAGGAGGCGCTGGCCAGCGGCGTGCCGGTGGTGGCGCCGGCGGCGGGCGGACCGGTGGACCTGGTCGAGACCGGGGTGACCGGGACGCTGGTGCCGCCCGACGACACCGACGCGCTGGCCGCCGCCGTCGCGGCGCTCGCCGCGGACGAGTCGCGCCGACTCGCCTACGGGCAGGCGGCCCGCGCGGCGGTCAGCCGCCGGAGCTGGACCGCGGTCGGCGACGAGCTGATCGGCCACTATAGTGCGGTCCGGGCTGCCGCGCCGGTGCTCGACCTGCCCGCGGCGTCATGACCGCCGACCGGGCCAACCGGACGCGACCGGCCGGCACCGGCCGCGGCCGGTGCCGCGACGGCGTGGACCGCCGGGCCGGCCGACGGTGCACCGAGCCGGTGACGCCGTGAGTGGCCTGCGCATCGTCCGGCTGGCGAACTTCGTCACCGGACGTTCCGGTGGCCTGCGGACGGCGCTGTGCCAGCTCGGTGCGCAGTACCAGGCGGTCGGGCACGATCCGGTCCTGGTGGTGCCGGGGCGGCGCGACGCCGACGAGTGGCACCCGTGGGGCCGTGTGATCACCCTTGCCGGTCCCGAGGTGCCGCGCACCGGCGGGTACCGGCTGCTGACCGACCGCCGCCGGGTGGCCCGGGTGCTGGCCGGGCTGGTGCCGGACCGGATCGAGGTCTCCGATCGTTCGACGCTGCGCTGGACCGGCGACTGGGCACGGGCGCACGGGGTGCCGTCGTTGATGGTGTCCCACGAGTCACTCACCGGGCTGCTCGGCGAGTGGCGGGTGCCGCACGCGCTGCGCCGCCGGATCGCCGACCGGTTCAACGGGGAGACCGCCCAGGCGTACGACCGGGTCGTCTGCACAACCCGGTGGGCGGCCGACGAGTTCGAGCGGATCGGCGCGCCGGTCGAACTGGTGCCGCTCGGGGTGGACCTGGACACGTTCCGGCCGGACCGGGCGGATGCCCGGCTGCGCGAGCGGCATGCCGACCCGTCCGAGGTGCTGCTGGTGCACTGCGCCCGGATGTCGGTGGAAAAGCGGCCGGAACTGGCCGTGGACGCGCTCGCCGAGCTGCGCCGCGCCGGCGTGCCCGCTGTCCTGCTGATGGTGGGTGACGGGCCGCTCCGCCCGGCGCTGGCGCGGCGCGCCGAGGGGCTGCCGGTGACGTTCACCGGGTTCCTGCCCGACCGGGCCGCGGTCGCCGCCCTGCTCGCCAGCGCCGACGTGGTGCTGGCGCCCGGCCCGGTGGAGACGTTCGGCCTGGCTGGCCTGGAGGCGCTGGCCTGCGGAACCCCGGTTGTGGTCAACGCGGCCAGCGCCCTGCCGGAGGTGGTCGGGTCGGCCGGGGTGGCCGCGTACGGCTCGGCGGAGTCGTTGGCCGAGGCGGTGACCCGGCTGCTCGACCGGCCGGAGGCGGAGCGGCGACGGTCGGCCCGTGCCCGGGCCGAGGAGTTCGGGTGGCCGGCGTCCGCGGCCGGGTTCCTGCGGGTACACGACGCCCTGCCCGCCGAGCCGACCCGGCTGGCGCCGGCCGCAGTGTGAGGCCCCGGGGCGCCGCGATCACGACACCACATAGGGTGCAGGCATGGCGCGACCTGACGGGCGGCTGCCCGACCAACTCCGACCGGTGACCCTGACCCGAGGCTGGAGCGCGCACCCGGAGGGCTCCGTGTTGGTGGAGTTCGGCGCCACCCGGGTGCTGTGCACCGCGAGCGTCACCGAGGGGGTGCCCCGCTGGCGCAAGGGGTCCGGGCTCGGCTGGGTCACCGCCGAGTACGCGATGCTGCCCCGCGCCACGAACACTCGGTCCGATCGGGAGAGCGTGCGGGGGAAGATCGGCGGGCGGACCCACGAGATCTCCCGACTGATCGGTCGCAGCCTGCGGGCCTCCATCGATCTCAAGGCGCTGGGTGAGAACTCCATCGTGCTCGACTGCGATGTGCTCCAGGCCGACGGTGGCACCCGCACCGCCGCGATCACCGGCGCGTACGTGGCCCTGCACGACGCGGTGACCTGGCTCGCCGCGCGCAAGGCCCTCACCGGCCGACCGGAGAAGGTGATGCACCGCTCGGTGGCGGCGGTCAGCGTCGGTGTGCTCGGCGGCGAACCGCGGCTGGACCTCAACTACGACGAGGACGTGGCCGCCGAGGTCGACATGAACGTGGTCTGCACCGGCGCCGGTGAGTTCGTCGAGGTGCAGGGCACCGGCGAGGCGGGGGTGTTCGGCCGCGATCAGTTGGACGCCCTGCTCGACCTGGCGGCCGCCGGCTGCGTGAAGCTGGCCGAAGCCCAGCGAAAGGCGCTCGGCTCGTGAGCGCGAGAAATGAGCAGGCAAGCCCGGCAGTTCCGGACGAAGGTGGTCTCCGATGAACAAGGTCCTGCTCGCCACCCGGAACCGCAAGAAGCTCATCGAGCTGCAACGAATTCTCGACGGCTCGCTGGGCTCGCACCGGGTGGCCCTGATCGGTCTGGACGACGTCGAAACGTACCCGGAGCTGCCGGAGACCGGCCTGACCTTCGGCGAGAATGCGCTGATCAAGGCGCGGGAGGGATGGCGCCGCACCGGGCTGCCGACGATCGCCGACGACTCGGGGCTGGCTGTGGACGCCCTCAACGGCATGCCGGGGGTGTTCAGCGCCCGGTGGGCCGGCCGGCACGGTGACGACCGCGCCAATCTCCAGCTGGTGCTGGACCAGATCGCCGACCTGCCGGACGAGCACCGGGGTGCCTCGTTCGTCTGCACCGTGGCACTGGTGCTGCCCGGCGGTAAGGAGCACCTGGTCGACGGCCGGCAGTCCGGCCACCTGCTGCGGGCGCCGCGCGGCGAGGGCGGGTTCGGCTACGACCCGATTTTCCTGGGTGACGGGCAGGACCGGACCAACGCCGAGCTGACGCCGGAGGAGAAGGACGCGGTCAGCCATCGGGGCAAGGCGTTGCGCGAGCTGGCCAGGCTGGTGGCCAAGGTCCTCCCGCCGGCCTGACCCAACAGTCCTCGTCTTTCCCGGACTTTCCGGGAAGCCCGTTTCGGGACCCCCCGGGGAAAATCGGGACCCCCCGGGGGGAAAGATGTGGGTGACCGGTCGGGTCAGGCCAGGTCGCCCACCTCGCGTTCGATCGTGGTGCGCAGGTCCGGGCCGGCGATGACGGCCCGCGCGACCTCCATCACCGGGGCGAGGAACACGTCCGGGCCTGGCTCGCCGGCGGCCGCACCCAAGGCGGCCACGGCGGACCGGCCGGCCGGGGACGGCTCCAGTGGCGCCCTCAGCTGGAGCCCGCGCACCGCCGCGAGCAGCTCGACCGCGAGCAGACTGGTCAGGTTGTCCAGGACGGTGCGCAGCTTCTTCGTCGCCGCCCAACCCATCGACACGTGATCTTCCTGCATGCCACTGGTGGGCAGCGAATCCACCGAGGCGGGCGCGGCGAGGCGCCGGTTCTCCGCGACGATCCCGGCGGCCGTGTACTGGGCGATCATCAACCCGGAGTTGACCCCGGCGTCGGGGGAGAGGAACGCGGGCAGGTCCCGCGACCGGGTCACGTCGAGCAGCCGGTCGACCCGCCGCTCGGCGATCGCACCGACCTCGGCGGCGCCGATCGCCAGGAAGTCCGCGGCGAAGCCCAGCGGCGCGCCGTGGAAGTTACCGGTCGACTCGACCCGACCGTCCGGCAGCACCACCGGGTTGTCCACCACCGAGACCAGCTCCCGGTCGGCGACCTGACGGACGAAGTCCAGGGTGTCCCGGGCCGCCCCGGCGACCTGAGGGGCGCACCGCATCGAGTACGCGTCCTGCACCGCGTGCGCGATGTCGTCGCGGTGCGAGTCCATCACCGCGGAGTCCTGCAGGAGCCGGTAGATGTTAGCCGCGGACGCGGCCTGCCCCGGGTGCGGACGGATGGCGTGCAGCTCGGGCCGGAAGGGTCGCTCCGAGCCGAGCATCGCCTCGACCGCCAGCGCGGCGGTGACATCCGCCATGGTGAACAGGTGGGCGGCGTCGTGGATGGCCAGCAGCAGCATGCCCAGCATCCCGTCGGTGCCGTTGATCAGCGCCAGCCCCTCCTTGGCGGCCAGCTCGATCGGCCTCAGCCCGACCCGGCGCAGCGCTTCCGCGGCCTCGATTCGCTCGCCGGCCGGACCGAGCACCCAGCCCTCACCGAGCAGCACCAGAGCACAGTGCGCCAGCGGTGCCAGGTCCCCCGAGGCGCCCAGCGAACCGTGCTCCGGCACCCACGGGGTCACCTCGTGGTTCAGCAGGTCCACCAGTGCCTCGGCGACCAGCGGCCGGACGCCGGAGCGGCCGAGCGCGAGGGAGCGGACACGCAGCAGCATCATCGCCCGGACCACCTCGCGCGGCATCGGCACGCCGACGCCGGCGGCGTGCGAGCGGATCAGCGCGTGCTGGAGCTCGGCTCGCCGCTGGGGCGCGACGAAGGTGTTCGCCAGCGCCCCGAAGCCGGTGCTGACGCCGTACACCGGTCGACCGTCCGCCTCGATTCCGTCCACGATGGAACGGCTGGTGGCCATGGCCTCGACCGCGGCCTGGTCGACGACGACCTTGGCGGTGCCGCGGGCCACCGCGAGCACGTCGGCGGTGGAGATCCCGGTGGGTTGGATGGCGACGGTTGTCATTGCAGTACTCCGTTGTGCAGGACCTGGCGGATCAGTGGCACCCCCGGCCGGTAGGCCAGGTGCAGGTACGACGGGGCGTCGAGGATCATCAGGTCGGCCCGCGCGCCCGGCGCCAGCCGTCCCACGTCGGTTCGGCGCAGCGCCGCGGCCCCGCCGGCGGTCGCCGCCCAGACGGCCTCGGCCGGGGTCATCCGCATCTCGCGTACGGCGAGGGCGATGCAGAACGGCATCGACGACGTGTACGACGACCCGGGGTTGCAGTCGGTCGCCAGCGCCACGGTCACCCCCGCGTCGAGGAGCCGTCGGGCGTCCGGGTAGGGCGACCGGGTGGAGAACTCGGCCCCGGGTAGGAGCGTGGCGACCGTTGCGCCACTGCTCGCGGCCAGCGCGTCGACGTCGGCGTCGACGAGGTGAGTGCAGTGGTCCACGCTGGCCGCGCCGAGTTCGACGCCGAGTCGCACGCCCGGGCCGGGGCCGAGCTGGTTGGCGTGCAGCCGCATCCCCAGTCCGGCCGCCTGCCCGCAGGTCAGGACCGCGCGAGCGTGATCGGCGTCGAATGCGCCCCGTTCGCAGAAGACGTCGATCCAGCGGGCGTACGGGGCGGCGGCAGCCAGCATCGGCCCGCACACCAGGCCCACGTAGTCGTCGGGGCGGTCGGCGTACTCGGCGGGGACGACGTGCGCCCCGAGGAACGTGGTCTCCTCGCTCACCTCAGCGGCGATCCGCAGCGAGCGGGCCTCGTCGGCGACGGTGAGACCGTACCCACTCTTGACTTCGATGGTGGTGGTGCCCTGCCGCAACGCCTCGTCGCGCAGCCGGCGGACGGTGGAGCGCAACTCGGCGTCGACGGCGGCACGGGTCGCTCCGACGGTGGTGCGGATGCCGCCGCCGGTGTACGGCTCGCCGGCCATCCGGGCGGCGAACTCGGCGGCCCGGTCGCCGGCGAAAACCAGGTGCGCGTGGCTGTCCACGAAGCCGGGCAGCACGGCAGCCCCCTCGGCGTCGATGCGGCGGTCGGCGGCCGGGGTGTCGCGGGCTGGTCCGACCCAGGCCACCTGCCCGTCCTCGACCAGCAGGGCGGCGTCGCGCCGCACACCCAGCGGCCCGCCGTCGCTCGCACCGGGTGCGTTGGTGACCAGTTCGCCGACGTTGTGCACCAGCAGGCTGCTCACGGCGTCACCTCGGCGATCGACGCCGCCAGCTCGGCCGGCACGTCCACGGTCAGGTGCCGGCCGTCGCGGACCACGACCCGGCCGTCCACCACGACCTGGGCGACGTCCGCGGCGGTGGCCGCGAAGACCACGCCGACCGGCGGCACGCCGGCGGTGCGGGCGCTGTCCAGGCGCACGGTCACCAGGTCGGCGCGGTCTCCGACGCAGAGCCGGCCGGCGTCGCCCCAGCCGAGCGCGACGTGCCCGGCGGCGGTGGCGGCGGTGACCAGCTCGGCGGCGGCGAAGTGGCCCCGCCTGCGGGTGCGGAGTCGCTCGTCCAGCTCGACCGCCCGGGCCTCCTCGAAGAGGTCGACGACCGCGTGGCTGTCGGTGCCGAGGCTGAGTGGACTACCCGCCTCGGCCATCCGTCGCGCCGGCCCGATCCCGTCGGCGAGGTCTCGTTCGGTCGTGGGGCAGAGACAGACCCCGGTCCGGCTCTCGCCGAGCAGCGTCACGTCCGCACTGGTGGGGTGGGTGGCGTGGACGGCGGTGGTGTGCCGGCCCAGCA
The sequence above is a segment of the Micromonospora sp. WMMA1363 genome. Coding sequences within it:
- a CDS encoding MBL fold metallo-hydrolase; the encoded protein is MRLTVLGCAGSFPGPEAPCSAYLIEAEGFRLLVDFGPGALSTLQRYAGLHAPDAIILTHLHCDHILDAASYVVVRRYAPDGPRPPLPVYAPSGAPDRLAAAYGQEDATVEDVYQFYALQPGTFPIGPLTVTVDRVNHPIETYGVRLEHGGRVLCYSSDTAPCDALLRLAQDADVFLCEASYLDGVENPPDLHLTGREAGETATKAGVGRLLLTHLVAAWGSEAHTLESAATAYAGPLEVVRPGASYEV
- a CDS encoding MoaD family protein, whose amino-acid sequence is MAIEVRIPTILRSHTGGAKVVEGAGDTLGDLLTDLDSRHAGLKARLVTEAGALHRFVNVYVNDEDVRFLGALEAKLNDGDSVTILPAVAGGALGFAAAAAISQHRTTPSVAAR
- the hutH gene encoding histidine ammonia-lyase, with the protein product MTTVAIQPTGISTADVLAVARGTAKVVVDQAAVEAMATSRSIVDGIEADGRPVYGVSTGFGALANTFVAPQRRAELQHALIRSHAAGVGVPMPREVVRAMMLLRVRSLALGRSGVRPLVAEALVDLLNHEVTPWVPEHGSLGASGDLAPLAHCALVLLGEGWVLGPAGERIEAAEALRRVGLRPIELAAKEGLALINGTDGMLGMLLLAIHDAAHLFTMADVTAALAVEAMLGSERPFRPELHAIRPHPGQAASAANIYRLLQDSAVMDSHRDDIAHAVQDAYSMRCAPQVAGAARDTLDFVRQVADRELVSVVDNPVVLPDGRVESTGNFHGAPLGFAADFLAIGAAEVGAIAERRVDRLLDVTRSRDLPAFLSPDAGVNSGLMIAQYTAAGIVAENRRLAAPASVDSLPTSGMQEDHVSMGWAATKKLRTVLDNLTSLLAVELLAAVRGLQLRAPLEPSPAGRSAVAALGAAAGEPGPDVFLAPVMEVARAVIAGPDLRTTIEREVGDLA
- the hutI gene encoding imidazolonepropionase, whose amino-acid sequence is MSSLLVHNVGELVTNAPGASDGGPLGVRRDAALLVEDGQVAWVGPARDTPAADRRIDAEGAAVLPGFVDSHAHLVFAGDRAAEFAARMAGEPYTGGGIRTTVGATRAAVDAELRSTVRRLRDEALRQGTTTIEVKSGYGLTVADEARSLRIAAEVSEETTFLGAHVVPAEYADRPDDYVGLVCGPMLAAAAPYARWIDVFCERGAFDADHARAVLTCGQAAGLGMRLHANQLGPGPGVRLGVELGAASVDHCTHLVDADVDALAASSGATVATLLPGAEFSTRSPYPDARRLLDAGVTVALATDCNPGSSYTSSMPFCIALAVREMRMTPAEAVWAATAGGAAALRRTDVGRLAPGARADLMILDAPSYLHLAYRPGVPLIRQVLHNGVLQ
- a CDS encoding pyridoxal-phosphate dependent enzyme is translated as MARYDSLLDACGGTPLVGLPRLSPTVPDGAPPVRLWAKLEDRNPTGSIKDRAALFMVRAAERAGRLRAGDTILEPTSGNTGISLAMVAKLRGYRLVCVMPENVSTERVQLLRMYGAEIIFSPAAGGSNQAVATAKQIATEHPDWVMLYQYGNEANARAHYETTGPELLHDLPTITHFVAGLGTTGTLMGTGRYLRGKVDGVQVVAAEPRYGELVYGLRNIDEGYVPELYDATVLTRRFSVGTRDAVLRTRQLVEVEGVFAGFSTGAILHAALAVAHEAVREGRRADVAFVVCDGGWKYLSTGAYGGTLADAEETLEGQLWA
- the rdgB gene encoding RdgB/HAM1 family non-canonical purine NTP pyrophosphatase is translated as MNKVLLATRNRKKLIELQRILDGSLGSHRVALIGLDDVETYPELPETGLTFGENALIKAREGWRRTGLPTIADDSGLAVDALNGMPGVFSARWAGRHGDDRANLQLVLDQIADLPDEHRGASFVCTVALVLPGGKEHLVDGRQSGHLLRAPRGEGGFGYDPIFLGDGQDRTNAELTPEEKDAVSHRGKALRELARLVAKVLPPA
- a CDS encoding M67 family metallopeptidase, which gives rise to MLSIDRSIVDAIVTHARRDHPDEACGVVAGPAGSDTPARHVPMENAARSMTFYEFDSMEQLRVWREMDDRDEEPVVIYHSHTATEAYPSRTDISFAGEPNAHYLLVSTREPDTEEIRSFRIVDGVVTEEPVRILEPGVDPHAVQSYMFGQSPATVDYECSGR
- the rph gene encoding ribonuclease PH — its product is MARPDGRLPDQLRPVTLTRGWSAHPEGSVLVEFGATRVLCTASVTEGVPRWRKGSGLGWVTAEYAMLPRATNTRSDRESVRGKIGGRTHEISRLIGRSLRASIDLKALGENSIVLDCDVLQADGGTRTAAITGAYVALHDAVTWLAARKALTGRPEKVMHRSVAAVSVGVLGGEPRLDLNYDEDVAAEVDMNVVCTGAGEFVEVQGTGEAGVFGRDQLDALLDLAAAGCVKLAEAQRKALGS
- a CDS encoding glycosyltransferase translates to MRIVRLANFVTGRSGGLRTALCQLGAQYQAVGHDPVLVVPGRRDADEWHPWGRVITLAGPEVPRTGGYRLLTDRRRVARVLAGLVPDRIEVSDRSTLRWTGDWARAHGVPSLMVSHESLTGLLGEWRVPHALRRRIADRFNGETAQAYDRVVCTTRWAADEFERIGAPVELVPLGVDLDTFRPDRADARLRERHADPSEVLLVHCARMSVEKRPELAVDALAELRRAGVPAVLLMVGDGPLRPALARRAEGLPVTFTGFLPDRAAVAALLASADVVLAPGPVETFGLAGLEALACGTPVVVNAASALPEVVGSAGVAAYGSAESLAEAVTRLLDRPEAERRRSARARAEEFGWPASAAGFLRVHDALPAEPTRLAPAAV
- a CDS encoding glycosyltransferase family 1 protein, with product MRIAIVTESFPPDVNGVAHSVVRAAEHLVARGHEPVVVAPAPPGSRRHELDRYPYPVVRIPSVPLPRYQGFRLGVPTPARLAGALLSYNPDVVHLASPFVLGARAAALAGRHGLPTVAVYQTDVASYARAYRVGWGEAAAWRRLREIHNSVHRTLAPSTRAAADLIANGVQRIWLWRRGVDAERFQPAKRSEDLRRILAPQGELLVGYIGRLAPEKRVDLLAATARLPGVRVVVAGDGPARRQLERALPEVTFLGVRQGEDLARLYASLDVFLHTGPHETFGQTIQEALASGVPVVAPAAGGPVDLVETGVTGTLVPPDDTDALAAAVAALAADESRRLAYGQAARAAVSRRSWTAVGDELIGHYSAVRAAAPVLDLPAAS